The following DNA comes from Ricinus communis isolate WT05 ecotype wild-type chromosome 10, ASM1957865v1, whole genome shotgun sequence.
TTTGATACtaagtatttttattgtttactGTAATATGATGACATTTGATTATGGATTTTCTTAGAATAGTAGGGGAACAGCTCCTCATATTGTGTGCCTTGATATCGACGAATCTAGGCTTTCATTTCTGTACTGGGTCTTATTGATATCCATAGCCTATGCAGTTAAAGAGGGGAATGTGCCAAGCGGTAGCAGCAGAAAATGCAAAACGGTCAATACCAGAAGTGAATGGCCCTTGGAGTAGCAAAATTACAATACAAGCATTAGGCGCTTACCCAACAGATACTGCTAACCTTGATAGACCAAAACGGGGTCAAAGTATGACAGAGAGAGAGCTTGATGCTAACTTCATGACATCCAAATGCATGAAGTGGGAGTGAGGAGCCTGGTAAAGGGCTAGAAGTGATGATATTTCCATTAGAAAACactgttaaaagaaaaaagaaaaaagaaaaaagaaaaaagaaaaggggatTTGCAATGACATCAATGGAAAAGACCTTTCATGTATGTGAAAATATTAATGGAGGCATGTGATTGATATATGTATTCAATGGCAGCCAGTAGCCATGTGAGCAAAGTGGGGTATCCGGTGACTACTTATTGCTCTTGTTTTTGGTATTTGATTGATGACATTGTTAAAGAATTCACCATCTTATCttgcttttatattatttaaataaactaaGGTGGCACAGCAACAAAAACaacatcaaaatcaaacttacaaatatttaataacaagtatatcaatttttaGGATAATCGCAGTACGTGTAGCTGATGTGTCAGAAAGTTAATTAGTGGGTCCTCCTAATCCTAAACTTGGAAAGcgattcaataattaattaattcttttaattatttatttttaaaagtaaaaaaaaaaggatagcATAGAATTGTCAGTTTTCTGCTGAAACTGAGCTTTCAAATCTGTTAAAACACAGAGAGGGATAAGTAAAAAGTCGAAAAGCCCAAAAGAtatcattttctatatttggttTCCCATATCCATTTTCAAGTAACAGGAAGCGCAGCACACGCAATATTCAGTGCACCAGCAACCACTGAATCAATGCtgctttatatttatttatttataattctatattaGTAGCTTATTTTCCTTTTGGCCGCCGTTTGTTATGTCAAGtcatatacatatttacataCACTCCACCCCACACCGAGCAGCACGCATTTTACAGTTACAATTTTCGAGAGACTCGCATAGCCATTTCGCCTTCGGtaagttctttctttctttatctttttttctacTTCGTTGCACTGTTTGTTTGGTTGccgagaaaaaagaaaaagagggaGAGGAAATTTTTATCTCTTAATGTTATAGACCGAATTTTCcttcccttttttcttttcctagaAGAACTTTTTCGCCCTCCTCTATTTTCTTCTCTCGGAAGCCAAACACGCATATGAATAATGCGATTGGCAGTGGCATAGCTGTGTGTTTATTTTACTGCTATTCTGATGTTATTTACTGGCTTTACtggtaattattattattatttttttatataaacgATAGATTTGTGTTTTTTGGTTGCCCAGAACTGAAATGAGAGCAGAGAGCAAAGAGCAACATAGAAGTCAAATCTTAGTTTTATAAACTAACGACATTTTCTCTATTATGTATGTCTCGTTGAGATAGTTGTTCTTTCAAGAGATTGGCTGCATTTTCTGTAGAGtgatagttttttttttttttttttttttttttacggTTGTTGCAGAGCTTTGAATTTTTCAATAGAAATAAAGTGCCATTTTCCTATCAATTTCTGgcattgaataattttttttttttttaatcttgttTAATAGAATTGCTGCTGCTTATTTTTTGGTTGGCATGGGTTTGGAGGAGACAATTGACATCAAGAAAGACAAAGCTAACCAAACATTGACCATTTGTTTACATGCCTTTTCTGACTTAACTTATGTTTCTCCTGTGGTATTCTTATACCTCCTCAAAGAATGCTATATTCATGGTAGGTTCCTTTTGCTCCATTCTGAAAGTTTTCCTTTGACAAGCCCTGACTTTACCGTTTTAACTTTCTGGACCTTTTGAGGACTGTTATATCTGTTTGTAAATCCGAATATGTGGTATGCATTAAAACCTAAATCATGAACCATTTTTGTACTTTTCTAGTCTTTCTTGTTTCATGATTCTCTCTGATCACATTTCACAGGCTCATGTAAGGCAACAAAGAAGTTCAGAGCTCTTCAGCAACAAGTTCATCAGGTATTAGATAATTCTCCCAAACCTGGACCTGCCACTTTCGTTATTCATTGCCTGCATGTCCTGCCGATTTTTGGATTGTATTCCGAAGGGTTCAGTCACTTGATTGTATCTGCTCTTCGTCGTTTTCTAAAACTATCACCCACCTCAGAAGACACCTTGCAAGCAAAAGGTCTAGCAGctcaattatttttagatattgtGGGAGGCTTAGTTGATCATGATGAAAGGTTGCTTATCAAGATAGTTGAAGCTTTTGATGTCAAGTTGACAAACATTGAGGCAGCAATTCAACGGTTAAAGGCCCGGAATGATAATAGGTTTGACACTGCAAAAAAATTCGTTgaacaatatatttttaagttggTAGAATCTCAGTCCTATATGACGGCAGTCACTCTATTAGAGCACTTCTCTATACGCCAGTCTGGGCAGTCTTTCCTTCTCAAAATGATGGACAATAAACAATCTCAAGCAGCTGAAAAATGGGCAACGTTTATGGGAAAGCCAATGTTATGTTTACTTGTTCAGGAATATGTTGATAGGAACATGCTAAAGCATGCTTATGagacaataaagaaaaacaatttgaAGGAAGAATTTCCTGATATATACCataaatgcaaagaaaggtatttttatttacttgtaTTTCCCATAATTTATGCTGCTTTTCTTTCAGCTTTTCTTTCAGCTTTTCTTTCATAGGGTTCTTATGCCCTTGATCCATCTCCTGTTTAAATCAAGTGAGCATAAGAAAAACATCTCACTGACTTGCAGCTTGTTGAAGAAGTTAGCAAAGAAGGCACTATGGGATCTTGCTGAGGCAAAGACACATGGTGATAGGCAACTTGTTGAATATTTGGTTCGTAGTTTTTTGCCATGTTGTTGTTATACTGTATTTGTATTACTCTATGTGACACAATTGGTTTGTTATATGTCTTCAGTTTTATACACTAAGGCATATTTGGCTCTTTTTGGTTCCTTGGTATAAAGAAACGGTGTCTCCTTGTTATAAGGAAAtaatgtgtttttttttttcctttttcatagttataaaaatGTAGGTTCCTGGTTTTTATCCATTGTTCATAGAAAATGCAAATATGTAACGTGCTCTGCATGTATCTATTATTTGATCTTTGCATAAATAACTCTGCAATTATTGTTTTTGCTTATGTTGCATTCAtgcactctctctctcctctttCAGTTCTATGTAGCAATAAGGATTGGTGAAGGTGAAGGAAACATTTAAATTCCTCATTAGTGGTTATGACATTGGTTCATTGAGTTGGGGTCTTATGCCTTGTAGGCGAACTGTATTTAAAAAGATCAATGGTGTTGTCCTGATGGATGTTTAGCTCCAAGTGTTGGGTAATACTGGCAATGAGATGGTCAGGAATCTGTCTTGCTATATCTGATGGGGCAGGGTGGTCAAGATCTGGTTTTTTGAGCAGAGATGATTTCAGCATGTTTGAATCGTTGGCAACTTATATTGTCTATTGCCACTTTTAACTGTTATTTTAACATCTATGTTCATATGGGCACATAATGAGTGTAGTCTGCATGTTTGACTTGGCTACTTTGATGAGCTGGATTTATTGGCATGTTTGTAGATGATTAAGATGGGGCCTGTGATAAAGGCCTCTGATAAACCCCATTACCCAGCTCATCATTGTTTCCCTATAGTTAATTAGCTTTAATTCCTTCCTTTAATGTTATTGCATTTTTGTGCTTGATAGTAGGAAACCAGTGTCAAAAATCAgatagaaaaatgaaaacaaggcAGAATACGCTTGTAAATTATGACAAGAGTAATAATTTTCACGTGTTTTATAATTCCATTGAGAATTAAGTGGACTGTGTTTCTATTTGCTTTACATATCATTTGGAGAAATAATGGCAAGTGCATGCATGCTCTGctgattttatattaaattcttttgactaacctttaaattatataatctaatgctataaaagtttttaataGGTTTACTTGGCGATGGAGGCTGGTTACTCAGAGAAGGTTGATGAACTTTGTGATCGTTACTCCCTTGAAGGTTTTCTGAAAGGCAAAGGTACTCTTTGTGCATTGTGTATCTGTATGCATCCTTGGACATCACGTTCTAGCTTGACAGGCATACTATTCTGTCTTTATCATGCTTGTGAAGGGATTGGCAACTAATTAACTTGGGCctgatttttttcttgaatatttgCTAGATTTATTGTTTGCAATACAAAATTGCACTTCGGACCTCCTAGTCTTCATTTTGGAAAGCAACACCAATTTGTGTACAATGACAACTTTTTAGTGTCATTGCAGCACTTGTATGTTACATTCATTCAAGAGATGGTCAGAGGTGCTGATGGTTTCGTGATGAAAATCAGATATTGTTATTCTTTTtgctagtttttatttttaatttcttaaatttaactTGTAACTAGCATATTGTAATGTCTTGGAAAATGGACATTCGTTTTATGTTATTTCATAGACTTTTGGACTCTCGAAGAAGTGTACATTCTTTGTTCTAGATTGATTCTTTCAGATTTTTGGTGAAACTAACTCTGCTTGCTGCTTGAAATTTTATGTGTTGGGCAATGGACCCTATGTTAGAAAAGCTGGTTGAGCCCCTATGTGAAAGTGCCCTTTAGATTGACAAGGATTGGTAATAATTATGTCTTGCTGCTATGATGGGGTGAGTCATGCAAGAAATGGTTGTGGTGGGCGAGTAATTAGTGTATGTGTAATTTGTTTAACATTGCTGGGAAATGGATAGCTACGATCATAAATTGTATAGAAATGAATgattttacgtggttattatGTAGTAGTATCCAACTTGTCATGGAAAGACACTTATACTTGTGCTACTTGGTGTTTAGAACTTGAAAGTCTTCCACATGGTAGATTCCTGCAACTTAATGAGTTTGCTGTTGAAGATATTGTCTGGGTTGATGAAGTTGATGGTTTATGTGGTGCAACGGGTCACATTGAGGGATGTAAAGTTGTGGGTCTTGATTGTGAATGGAAACCCAATTTTGAGAAAGGCAGCAAACCGAACAAGGTGATGACTGATTGCCTGTTATTTTCTTCGGAGGGTCCTTGTGGCTGTTAACCTGTTACAtataaagtatttaaaaatggtttttctttgttgtGCTCTGtcttatttcaaatatatctATAGTGAAAATGGTTGTCTTATGTTTCAGGTTTCTATCATGCAAATTGCTTCTGATAAGATGGTTTTCATCTTTGACTTGATAAAGTTATTTGAAGATGTACCGGATACTTTAGACAACTGCCTAACTCGGATTTTGCAGTCTCCCAGAATTCTAAAACTTGGTATGGCATATCTAAACACATTCTTTGGAGGAGAACTACCTTTCATCATTCATCATCATGCAAATTTTAAGCCTTTTTAAGATTGAAATCTCGATCTATTTTGGAGATGAGGAGGtctctttgttttctttgctttttatGGGTATTTTGAACTCTTAGATTTTAGGACCtttttatgcttaatttttttaatcgaAATGAGGATTAATCATTGGCTAGTACCTACCAACAGGAGCTTTAAATATCAACAAACTTTCTcttgaatattttattgatcCTTGATGAAGTATCTTATctgaaaaattagaaaatgaagaaaggtGCTAATAAGCTTGGTGGATTTGCAGGTTATAACTTTCAATGTGATACAAAACAGTTAGCTCAGTCTTATGGAGAGTTAAAGTGCTTCAAGCACTATGAAATGTTACTGGACATTCAGAACGTCTGCAGAGAACCCCGAGGTGGTCTGTCAGGTCTTGCAAAGGTATTGAAAAACATTAGAATACCACCAATAGTTTCTGTCACTGTTATGCAGTCCGTATTCTATCTGAACTCATGCCTGCATCATTCTCTAACTTGCTTATGAACATTGTTATTTGCATCTGTTCTCTTATATATTGTTGTCTGCATTGCCTCAAATCAGAAATTATTAGGAGCAGGTTTGAACAAAACTCGACGGAATAGCAATTGGGAACAGCGGCCTTTGAGTCAGCACCAGGTACGattcttttctcttgtttAAATGATAATTCTATATCCTAATACTCTGCAAAAGCCTTGGGAAACAAATCAAGGTCTTATGGAAGACTACCCAGTTGTTCAATAGAGCTAGATGCTCCCTACGAACATGCATTTATCTGCTTCTACCAACTATGAACTATATTAGTGAGGATTGATCCTAGTATTGATACCATTAATTTAGCAGCTGAGATAACTAAATTCTGATGAAACTCGAGTGAactaaatcaatatattttacagCTGGAGTATGCTGCTCTTGATGCTGTTGTACTTATTCAAATATTCCACCATATCCGTAATCATTCTGAACCTGCTGATATCTCGGGGGGGCATGAGAAGATCAAGTGGAAATCTTATATTGTAAGTGTGCTGGTAATACTAATACCGTGTCAGTTTGTGTGGAGATATCTGATTAGGCTTTTCGAATGCAATTGGTCTTCTACTTTTTTAATCTTCATGCTGTTCTATGTACAAACTCTTGGTTTCACATGCAGGTTTCTCATATGGATAATCCccaaaaaggaaagaagggACTCAAACTTAACTTAAAGAGGCATCAGGAGTAAAGATCCAGCAAGTTTAGCGACTGACATATTTTTCTTGCTCATTCAATAGATGGTATGCGCTGTACATATTACGCACAATAGCTCAAAAATGAATTTTCCAGAGATTGATatgaggaaaataaaaatagtttttctaAACTAATGAAGTCTATTAGTTAGGGATATTTTGATTTGAACCAACGAGTCCATGCTCATGATCCTGGGCCTGGAGGTAAATATctatttatagtttatttaaattaatatttctgattatgtatatgtatatgtatatgtatatgtatatgtatatgtatagttagttaatagtaaattaatatttttagtcaATTCTTACCAGATGTTTTTACTTGTATATGTATAGTTAGttaatatac
Coding sequences within:
- the LOC8269800 gene encoding exonuclease mut-7 isoform X1, which gives rise to MGLEETIDIKKDKANQTLTICLHAFSDLTYVSPVVFLYLLKECYIHGSCKATKKFRALQQQVHQVLDNSPKPGPATFVIHCLHVLPIFGLYSEGFSHLIVSALRRFLKLSPTSEDTLQAKGLAAQLFLDIVGGLVDHDERLLIKIVEAFDVKLTNIEAAIQRLKARNDNRFDTAKKFVEQYIFKLVESQSYMTAVTLLEHFSIRQSGQSFLLKMMDNKQSQAAEKWATFMGKPMLCLLVQEYVDRNMLKHAYETIKKNNLKEEFPDIYHKCKESEHKKNISLTCSLLKKLAKKALWDLAEAKTHGDRQLVEYLVYLAMEAGYSEKVDELCDRYSLEGFLKGKELESLPHGRFLQLNEFAVEDIVWVDEVDGLCGATGHIEGCKVVGLDCEWKPNFEKGSKPNKVSIMQIASDKMVFIFDLIKLFEDVPDTLDNCLTRILQSPRILKLGYNFQCDTKQLAQSYGELKCFKHYEMLLDIQNVCREPRGGLSGLAKKLLGAGLNKTRRNSNWEQRPLSQHQLEYAALDAVVLIQIFHHIRNHSEPADISGGHEKIKWKSYIVSHMDNPQKGKKGLKLNLKRHQE
- the LOC8269800 gene encoding uncharacterized protein LOC8269800 isoform X2 is translated as MGLEETIDIKKDKANQTLTICLHAFSDLTYVSPVVFLYLLKECYIHGSCKATKKFRALQQQVHQVLDNSPKPGPATFVIHCLHVLPIFGLYSEGFSHLIVSALRRFLKLSPTSEDTLQAKGLAAQLFLDIVGGLVDHDERLLIKIVEAFDVKLTNIEAAIQRLKARNDNRFDTAKKFVEQYIFKLVESQSYMTAVTLLEHFSIRQSGQSFLLKMMDNKQSQAAEKWATFMGKPMLCLLVQEYVDRNMLKHAYETIKKNNLKEEFPDIYHKCKESLLKKLAKKALWDLAEAKTHGDRQLVEYLVYLAMEAGYSEKVDELCDRYSLEGFLKGKELESLPHGRFLQLNEFAVEDIVWVDEVDGLCGATGHIEGCKVVGLDCEWKPNFEKGSKPNKVSIMQIASDKMVFIFDLIKLFEDVPDTLDNCLTRILQSPRILKLGYNFQCDTKQLAQSYGELKCFKHYEMLLDIQNVCREPRGGLSGLAKKLLGAGLNKTRRNSNWEQRPLSQHQLEYAALDAVVLIQIFHHIRNHSEPADISGGHEKIKWKSYIVSHMDNPQKGKKGLKLNLKRHQE